From a region of the Drosophila virilis strain 15010-1051.87 chromosome 3, Dvir_AGI_RSII-ME, whole genome shotgun sequence genome:
- the eRF1 gene encoding eukaryotic peptide chain release factor subunit 1 produces the protein MSGEETSADRNVEIWKIKKLIKSLEMARGNGTSMISLIIPPKDQISRVSKMLADEFGTASNIKSRVNRLSVLGAITSVQHRLKLYTKVPPNGLVIYCGTIVTEEGKEKKVNIDFEPFKPINTSLYLCDNKFHTEALTALLADDNKFGFIVMDGNGALFGTLQGNTREVLHKFTVDLPKKHGRGGQSALRFARLRMEKRHNYVRKVAEVATQLFITNDKPNIAGLILAGSADFKTELSQSDMFDPRLQTKVIKLVDVSYGGENGFNQAIELAAESLQNVKFIQEKKLIGRYFDEISQDTGKYCFGVEDTLRALELGSVETLICWENLDIQRYVLKNHANSTSTTVLHLTPEQEKDKSHFTDKESGVEMELIESQPLLEWLANNYKMFGATLEIITDKSQEGSQFVRGFGGIGGILRYKVDFQSMQLDELDNDGFDLDDY, from the exons atgtcTGGCGAAGAAACGTCCGCTGATCGCAATGTCGAAATATGGAAAATAAAGAAGCTCATCAAAAGCCTGGAAATGGCACGAGG AAATGGCACCAGCATGATTTCATTGATTATTCCGCCTAAAGATCAAATTTCTCGCGTCAGCAAAATGTTGGCCGATGAATTTGGTACGGCCTCCAACATCAAGTCGCGTGTCAATCGCCTCTCCGTCCTGGGCGCAATCACGTCGGTGCAGCACAGACTTAAGTTATACACCAAAG TGCCTCCCAATGGATTGGTCATATATTGCGGCACCATTGTCACAGAGGAGGGCAAGGAGAAGAAAGTGAACATTGATTTTGAGCCATTCAAGCCCATTAATACCTCACTCTATCTGTGCGACAACAAGTTCCATACGGAGGCTCTCACTGCCCTGCTCGCCGACGACAACAAGTTCGGCTTCATTGTGATGGATGGTAATGGCGCTCTCTTTGGCACCCTTCAGGGTAACACGCGCGAGGTGCTCCACAAATTCACCGTCGATCTGCCGAAGAAGCACGGACGTGGTGGTCAGTCTGCCCTTCGTTTCGCCCGTCTGCGCATGGAGAAGCGTCACAATTACGTACGCAAGGTGGCCGAGGTGGCCACACAGTTGTTCATTACGAATGACAAGCCAAACATTGCCGGCCTCATATTGGCCGGTAGTGCGGACTTTAAAACTGAGCTCAGCCAGTCGGACATGTTTGATCCT CGTCTACAAACGAAAGTTATTAAACTGGTGGACGTGTCCTATGGCGGTGAGAACGGTTTCAATCAGGCCATCGAATTAGCCGCTGAATCGTTGCAGAATGTCAAATTTATACAGGAGAAGAAACTCATTGGCCGTTACTTTGATGAAATTTCTCAG GATACTGGCAAATACTGTTTTGGTGTAGAAGATACTCTACGAGCATTGGAACTGGGCTCTGTGGAAACATTGATTTGCTGGGAAAATCTAGATATTCAACGCTATGTACTGAAGAACCATGCGAACTCGACGTCAACGACAGTATTACATTTGACGCCTGAGCAGGAAAAAGATAAGTCTCACTTCACGGACAAGGAG AGCGGCGTAGAAATGGAGTTAATCGAGTCTCAACCGCTTTTGGAATGGCTGGCGAACAACTACAAAATGTTTGGCGCCACCCTCGAGATAATTACGGACAAATCTCAGGAGGGCAGTCAGTTTGTGCGAGGTTTCGGTGGCATTGGCG GTATCTTGCGCTACAAAGTGGATTTCCAGAGTATGCAGCTTGATGAGTTGGACAACGACGGCTTCGATTTAGACGACTACTAG
- the Rbbp5 gene encoding retinoblastoma-binding protein 5 homolog codes for MNLELLESFGQNYPEEFDGSLDCISLAVTCAFNKYGTLLAVGCNDGRIVIWDFLTRGIAKIISAHVHPVCSLSWTRNGHKLLSASTDNNVCIWDVLTGELEHKYRFPSPVLKVQFDPRNDSRLLVCPMRYAAVLVKIAGSHRCLPLDSDGDLNIVASFDRRGKHIYTGNAKGKILVLDVETFEVVASFRIIVGTSSATAVKSIEFARRGDAFLINTSDRVIRVYDSKEIIALGKDGEPEPIQKLQDLVNKTTWKKCCFSGDGEYICAGSARQHALYIWEKSIGNLVKILHGTKGELLLDVVWHPVRPIIASISSGLVSIWAQNQVENWSAFAPDFKELDENVEYEERESEFDIADEDKSVDLNADAQQDEEIEVDVQKVEPVAAFCSSDEEGEDENALQFLPMAPEVEDPEDGWTSQDNLEPSSALVGNDSRDYEEDIMATKRRRMQHYDVSLPDAPTDETHPLISSKASKDKQQPIGGKKAAGRAKK; via the exons ATGAATTTGGAGCTGCTCG AATCCTTTGGCCAAAACTATCCCGAGGAGTTTGATGGCTCCCTGGATTGCATATCATTAGCTGTTACGTGCGCCTTTAACAAATACGGCACTTTGCTGGCCGTGGGATGTAATGATGGACGCATTGTTATTTGGGATTTTTTGACGCGCGGCATCGCTAAAATAATTTCCGCTCATGTGCATCCTGTTTGCAGTCTGAGCTGGACTCGAAATGGCCATAAG TTGCTGTCGGCTTCAACCGACAACAATGTATGCATTTGGGACGTTCTTACCGGGGAATTGGAGCACAAGTATCGCTTTCCCTCGCCGGTGCTGAAGGTGCAGTTTGATCCACGAAATGACAGCCGGCTGCTGGTCTGCCCCATGCGATATGCTGCTGTATTAGTTAAAATTGCCGGTTCGCATCGCTGCCTTCCACTGGATTCAGAT GGCGATTTGAATATAGTTGCCTCGTTTGATCGACGTGGTAAGCACATATACACGGGCAACGCCAAAGGAAAAATCCTTGTGCTGGACGTGGAAACATTTGAGGTCGTTGCCAGCTTTCGGATTATTGTTGGAACATCAAGTGCGACGGCAGTCAAGAGCATTGAATTCGCGCGTCGCGGCGA CGCCTTCCTCATAAATACTTCCGATCGGGTTATACGAGTTTACGATTCAAAGGAGATTATTGCACTGGGCAAGGATGGCGAACCTGAGCCCATACAAAAACTACAGGATCTGGTCAACAA AACCACTTGGAAGAAATGTTGTTTCTCTGGCGACGGTGAATACATTTGTGCGGGTAGCGCTCGACAACATGCACTGTATATTTGGGAGAAATCAATTGGTAATCTCGTTAAGATTCTGCATGGTACAAAAGGTGAACTGCTACTGGACGTTGTATGGCATCCGGTTCGTCCAATTATAGCTAGTATTAGTTCAGGCTTAGTTTCGATTTGGGCACAAAATCAGGTAGAGAATTGGTCTGCATTTGCGCCCGATTTTAAGGAACTCGACGAGAACGTTGAGTACGAGGAAAGAGAGTCGGAGTTCGATATTGCTGATGAGGATAAGTCGGTGGACTTAAATGCCGATGCTCAACAGGATGAGGAGATCGAAGTTGATGTACAAAAAGTGGAACCAGTTGCGGCGTTTTGCTCCTCTGACGAGGAGGGCGAAGACGAGAATGCTTTACAGTTCCTGCCCATGGCACCCGAGGTGGAAGATCCAGAGGATGGCTGGACATCGCAAGACAACCTGGAGCCAAGCTCAGCGCTAGTTGGCAACGATTCGCGCGACTACGAAGAGGACATCATGGCTACCAAGCGCAGACGAATGCAGCACTATGACGTCAGCCTGCCCGATGCGCCCACCGACG AAACTCACCCGCTTATTTCGAGCAAAGCCAGCAAGGATAAACAACAACCGATTGGTGGCAAAAAAGCTGCAGGCCGCGCGAAAAAGTAA
- the LOC6622545 gene encoding serine protease inhibitor 77Ba, translating into MIITDSVARVLGGTLLLCAYCLAQQRIPPLSLGNALEALTPAAAFQAQSSPDYSLRSNFDDETLRRVAQGAQEFALDFLLRVSVEVEKHNADFMISPFSVWSLLVLMYEGAGGQTYEQLRQALRINVEDEKLRSIYNVWSKYLNTKTSTIEVASLQALYTDKNSPIRNSYRVAVQSYGVDPVEVDFFNRETIFLINEATNRSTRGLIPYAVLPQEIYGAKIFMLSSLFFKGQWKFPFNTSSTRTEPFYDEKGAVITQVSMMVQEGNFAYVTNIEGLDGYVLELPYGEQNRLSMIVVLPKRGFNLNDVARNLKDLTLSPLLQRLAKFSRDAPEDSVVEVLMPKFTTSTDFNLKKLLQEMGIRDLFDKSYSNLSRMADGLFANLCVHATKIIVDEKGTTAAAVTASVLSNKSTPPKFQLNRPFLYMIVEKSTNLLLFAGQVRNPKAT; encoded by the exons ATGATTATAACAG ATAGTGTGGCACGTGTTCTTGGTGGAACCCTTTTGTTGTGCGCCTATTGCTTGGCACAACAGCGCATCCCGCCGCTATCCCTGGGCAATGCGCTGGAGGCGCTGACTCCGGCCGCCGCTTTTCAAGCTCAGAGCAGTCCCGACTATTCGTTGCGTTCCAATTTTGATGATGAGACGTTGCGTAGGGTCGCACAGGGTGCCCAGGAATTCGCACTCGATTTCCTGCTGCGCGTCTCCGTCGAGGTTGAGAAGCATAACGCCGACTTTATGATATCGCCATTCTCGGTCTGGTCCCTGCTGGTACTGATGTACGAGGGCGCCGGCGGCCAAACCTATGAGCAACTGCGTCAGGCGCTGCGCATCAACGTCGAGGATGAGAAGCTGCGCTCGATTTATAATGTGTGGAGCAAATATCTGAA CACAAAAACTTCGACAATTGAAGTGGCCTCTCTGCAGGCGCTGTACACGGACAAGAATTCGCCGATTAGGAACAGTTATCGGGTTGCGGTGCAGTCTTATGGAGTGGATCCCGTGGAGGTGGACTTCTTCAATCGTGAGACAATATTTCTGATCAATGAGGCCACCAATCGCTCAACTCGTGGGCTCATACCCTATGCGGTGTTGCCTCAGGAAATATATGGTGCTAAGATTTTTATGCTGTCGTCGCTGTTCTTCAAAGGCCAGTGGAAG TTTCCCTTTAACACATCCTCTACTCGAACGGAGCCATTCTATGATGAGAAGGGGGCAGTTATCACCCAGGTCTCAATGATGGTGCAGGAGGGTAACTTTGCCTATGTGACCAACATTGAGGGCTTGGATGGTTATGTACTCGAGCTGCCGTATGGTGAACAGAATCGACTTTCTATGATTGTGGTGCTTCCGAAGCGGGGCTTTAATCTCAATGATGTGGCCAGAAATCTAAAGGATTTGACTCTGTCGCCGCTTTTGCAGCGTCTTGCCAAGTTTTCCCGTGATGCGCCAGAAGACAGTGTAGTCGAAGTTCTAATGCCCAAGTTCACAACGTCGACGgactttaatttaaagaagTTACTCCAAGAG ATGGGCATACGCGATCTATTTGATAAAAGCTACTCAAATCTAAGCCGCATGGCAGATGGTTTGTTCGCCAATCTCTGTGTTCATGCTACCAAAATCATTGTGGATGAAAAGGGCACCACCGCAGCAGCTGTTACTGCGTCCGTGCTGAGCAACAAGTCGACGCCGCCGAAATTCCAGCTAAACAGACCCTTTCTGTATATGATTGTGGAGAAGTCAACCAATCTGTTGCTGTTCGCCGGTCAAGTGAGAAATCCAAAGGCGACATAA
- the Ugt50B3 gene encoding UDP-glucosyltransferase 2 produces the protein MFRIRSLLIVIFTCQALGADILMATMGGTKSHKIPFWELAKGLISRGHNITFLSGFPADFHIDGLHEITPASLVEYIQNYTNWDLLGSRMNGEMPIKPWDGLRYAFESCDAMLGDPETKDLANRTFDLAILDGAFPECLQGLTHLHEIPFMYINTVGFYTGSLSLAGNPVSYAITPNFYSRFTDNMSLYERALNTGMQIGQNILHSYVMRRTHRVLRDHLGAHIPHPYDMTRNVSFILQNGHAVVSYPRALNPNVAEVACIHCKPARPLPKDLDDFISGSGASGFIYVSMGSSVKAANMPESLRRMLVKTFARLPYNVLWKYEGNAADMHDLTPNVKLSRWLPQQDILGHSQLRAFITHGGLLSMFETVYHGVPVVTMPVFCDHDVNSAKAEVDGYAIKLDLETLSTNQLYKAIMKVIHDPRYRNAARYRQNLLLDQRSTALETAIYWTEYVLRHNGAYHLQSPARNMGWWQYYLLDVVAVYLLTICALVFIVKRLDIRSEKMRSQHYSNLLPATKKKSKKL, from the exons ATGTTTCGAATACGTAGCCTATTGATTGTGATATTCACCTGCCAGGCCCTGGGTGCGGACATTTTAATGGCCACCATGGGAGGCACAAAGTCGCACAAGATTCCATTTTGGGAGCTAGCCAAAGGATTGATAAGCAG AGGACACAACATCACTTTCCTAAGTGGATTTCCAGCAGATTTTCATATCGATGGTCTGCATGAGATAACACCAGCCAGTCTGGTTGAGTACATACAGAACTACACAAACTGGGATCTATTGGGTTCCAGAATGAATGGCGAAATGCCAATCAAGCCCTGGGATGGATTACGCTATGCATTTGAG TCATGCGATGCCATGTTGGGTGATCCGGAAACCAAAGATCTAGCGAATCGCACCTTTGACCTGGCCATACTCGACGGCGCATTTCCCGAGTGCTTGCAGGGACTCACGCACCTGCATGAGATACCGTTTATGTACATAAACACCGTCGGGTTCTACACGGGCAGCTTATCCCTGGCCGGCAATCCGGTGAGCTATGCGATTACTCCAAACTTTTACTCCCGCTTCACGGACAACATGAGCCTCTACGAGCGAGCGCTGAATACGGGAATGCAAATCGGTCAGAATATTTTGCACAGT TATGTAATGCGCCGTACGCATCGTGTACTGCGAGATCACCTGGGTGCGCATATACCCCATCCGTACGACATGACTCGCAACGTGAGCTTCATACTGCAGAATGGACATGCTGTCGTCTCCTATCCCCGTGCGCTGAATCCAAATGTCGCCGAAGTGGCTTGCATCCACTGCAAGCCCGCACGACCGTTGCCCAAGGATTTGGATGATTTCATTTCGGGCTCGGGTGCGTCGGGCTTCATCTATGTATCGATGGGCTCGTCTGTGAAGGCGGCCAATATGCCGGAGTCACTGCGCCGTATGCTGGTCAAGACATTCGCCCGCCTGCCCTACAATGTGCTGTGGAAGTACGAGGGCAACGCGGCGGATATGCACGATCTGACACCCAATGTGAAGCTGTCCCGCTGGCTACCCCAGCAGGACATTCTGGGCCACAGCCAGCTGCGCGCCTTCATCACGCACGGCGGTCTGCTGAGCATGTTCGAGACGGTTTACCATGGAGTGCCGGTGGTCACAATGCCCGTGTTCTGTGATCATGACGTTAACTCAGCCAAGGCGGAGGTCGATGGCTATGCTATCAAGCTGGACCTGGAAACGCTGTCCACCAACCAGCTGTACAAAGCCATCATGAAAGTCATTCACGATCCACGCTACAGAAATGCAGCCAGATATCGCCAGAATCTGCTGCTGGATCAGCGATCCACAGCCCTGGAGACAGCCATTTACTGGACTGAGTACGTGCTGCGACACAATGGGGCCTACCATCTGCAGAGCCCAGCGCGAAACATGGg ctGGTGGCAATACTATCTGCTGGATGTGGTGGCCGTCTATCTATTGACCATCTGCGCTCTGGTGTTTATTGTAAAGCGCCTCGATATTCGGTCTGAGAAAATGCGCAGCCAGCACTATTCCAACTTACTTCCAGCaaccaaaaagaaatcaaaaaagTTATAA
- the CRIF gene encoding large ribosomal subunit protein mL64 encodes MNFHKLRVTTGISIKHSKYFSSIAKAELPASFVKEDVEYVPERDKSGLRPQHKNVLLETMPYNEPHSWIHLTEKYQRSLYGRYGGKSKVNPKICFGTLAERTKAQERQAITQPETLPEILEKLRITKAAKQAAIKDREDAILKKLEKLEQWKADLNAKVAKRKADAAAAIERKERLIEEVRRHFGFKVDTRDERFKEMLEQKEKEDKRKQKEAKRKVKEEKMMAKLVQQTN; translated from the coding sequence atGAATTTCCACAAATTAAGAGTTACTActggaatttcaattaaacatTCGAAATATTTTAGCAGCATTGCAAAAGCAGAGCTGCCGGCATCATTCGTAAAGGAGGATGTGGAATATGTGCCCGAGCGGGACAAATCTGGCTTACGACCACAACACAAAAATGTGCTTCTCGAAACAATGCCATATAATGAGCCACACTCCTGGATACATTTAACTGAGAAGTATCAGAGGAGCCTCTATGGGCGATATGGCGGCAAAAGTAAAGTTAATCCAAAAATTTGCTTTGGTACGCTAGCAGAACGAACTAAAGCCCAAGAGCGCCAAGCCATTACGCAACCCGAAACTCTGCCTGAAATATTGGAGAAACTTCGCATTACCAAGGCCGCGAAGCAAGCGGCAATAAAAGATCGGGAAGATGCCATTCTCAAGAAGCTAGAAAAACTGGAACAATGGAAGGCGGACCTCAACGCAAAAGTGGCAAAGCGTAAAGCAGATGCCGCGGCAGCAATCGAACGCAAGGAACGACTGATAGAGGAGGTACGCCGGCATTTCGGCTTCAAGGTGGATACACGTGATGAACGCTTTAAGGAAATGCTTGAGCAGAAGGAGAAGGAGGACAAGCGAAAGCAAAAGGAGGCCAAGCGAAAGGTCAAAGAGGAGAAGATGATGGCAAAACTAGTTCAACAAACTAACTAA
- the Csas gene encoding N-acylneuraminate cytidylyltransferase A, producing MNAPIYWFLTFVLQCAIQVESNANCSTNDVHALILARGGSKGITYKNLVQIDGLSILSRAITTISNSSCFKHIWVSTDDEKIALEAKKYGAIVHIRPAKYALDGTSSIEAIQEFLEGHKAIDNFALFQCTSVFLKEKYIEEAYQKFKVHDCVFSVKRSHNLRWKYVEEQILPDNFNLKARPRRQDWKGDMVEAGMFYFSTRKLAMKGLLQNKKCDVVEIAAEDGLEIDSYQDLAIARCIINSNI from the exons ATGAACGCTCCCATCTATTGGTTCTTAACATTTGTTTTACAGTGCGCGATTCAAGTGGAATCGAATGCAAATTG TTCGACAAATGATGTGCACGCGTTAATCCTCGCTCGCGGTGGAAGCAAAGGAATAACATATAAGAACTTAGTTCAAATTGATGGCTTGTCTATATTATCACGGGCTATCACAACCATAAGTAACTCCAGCTGCTTTAAACATATTTGGGTCTCCACGGATGATGAGAAAATTGCATTAGaagcaaaaaaat ATGGTGCCATAGTGCATATACGGCCTGCGAAATACGCATTGGATGGGACATCGTCTATTGAGGCTATTCAGGAATTCCTCGAAGGACATAAAGCAATCGATAATTTTGCCTTGTTTCAATGCACGTCGGTTttcttaaaagaaaaatatattgaagaGGCATATCAAAAATTTAAGGTACACGACTGTGTATTTTCTGTTAAAAG GTCTCATAATTTGCGTTGGAAATATGTTGAGGAACAAATTTTGCCtgacaattttaatttgaaagcCAGACCCAGACGGCAAGACTGGAAAGGTGATATGGTAGAAGCAggaatgttttatttttcaacaaGAAAATTGGCCATGAAAGGACTTTTACAGAATAAAAA GTGCGATGTTGTTGAAATTGCAGCTGAAGATGGTCTAGAAATTGACTCATACCAGGATCTTGCTATAGCACGTTGTATTATAAATAGCAACATATAA